The following nucleotide sequence is from Acetivibrio cellulolyticus CD2.
TAGCTCATAAAGTTTTTAAATTTGCCCTCTTTATTTTGTGCGTTTAATATAAAGGATGCATACCTATAAACAAGATCAAGGTATTTCTTCTTTTCATATCTGCCATACAGCATCAGTGCCATAATCAATGCTCTGGCATTGTCATCAGTTGTATAGCCATGGTTCGGGTCTGGAATGGAATATTTTGAGTGCTGCAGCATTCCGGTATCATCGGTTAGCCGGAAGATGTGGTCGTCCTTCAAAACTTCACTAATATAAAGCCTTCCCATCATACCACCATGCTGCCCACAAGCTTCATTTCTTCAAGAGTATCTATAAAGAGCTTTGTATAATGATTTGCAACATTACCCCACATCATAGTCCTGCCAACACTCAAGGTCCGTCTTTCCATTTCCTTTTTAGCTTCTGGATTTTTTAATACATACTTGATATGTCTTGCCAGTGAATGGGCATCGTTAAACTCTGCCAGAAGTCCTCTGCCCTCTGAAAGCATTTCCTTTGCATAACTGTAAGGTGTGGATACTATGACCCTTCCATACCCGACAGCGTAAGCCAGGGTTCCGCTGACTGCTTGATCTTTTCCAAGGTACGGTGTCATGTAGATGTCCGACAACTGGAGATAGTGTATAATTTCATCCTTTGAAAGGTATTTATCTACAAACCATACATGCTCCTTTATTCCTAGCCTGTCTACCAATTCCATCAGCTTTTCCCTGTATTCTTCGCCCGACTCTTTTTTTACACATGGGTGTGTCTGTCCAAGAATCAGGTAGACAATGTCCTTATGCTCCTTAGCCACCTTTGCAATGGCTTCTATGCCATATTCCAGCCCTTTGCCTGGACTTAAAAGTCCGAAGGTGCTGACAACGCTACGACCCGAAAGACCTTGCTTTTCTTTCAGAGTATCTCTTGACTCGAGAATCCTGTAGGGTACACCATGGTGTATCACCTCTATTTTTGACGGGTCTATACCATAAACCTTCTCAAGGATAGGCTTTGTATTTTTTGCCATAGTGATAATCTTAGCACTTTTTTCGCCAAGCAGCTCCAGTATTTCCCTTTGCTTTTCAGAAGGTCTGGGAAGTACTGTGTGAAGTGTGGTGACAAATGGTATTTGCAGGTTGTCAACCAGGTCAAGTATGTATTCGCCTGCCTCTCCACCAAATATGCCGTACTCATGCTCTATTACAAGAAGCTCTATATTTGAATTGTTAATAGCCTCTGCTGTGTTGATATAGCTTTCCCTGTCATGCTGCCAAAGCTCCATGATAACCCTGTCGCTGTAGCTGTAATCATTATTACTCACGGCGATAACCTTTGGCTTATTTAAAAGACTAACGTTATCAAGCTCCCTTACAAGGTCCTGGGTAAAGGTTGCAAGTCCGCATTCCCTTGAAGGGTAAGTACTTAAAAATGCCACATTCCGTATTCTGTTTGAAACCATGCCCAAACCTCCTTTTTATTGTTGTAAGAGACACACCTCTCTGAAAGTATTCCTTTTACGTTGAGGAATGTCCACATTTTTTCGCTAAAGCTGTCTTTTCTACACTGCTATCGGATGACTGAAGTTTTCTGTCAAAACAGTATTATACTCTTCACTATTTCGATCAACTCTGCAATTGGACATAACCACTGAGTTTACAACCGATGCTCCGCCTCCGACATGAACATGATCCCAGACCACACTTCCTACAACCTTGGCACCCATGCCAACTGAAGAGTCATCGCACAAGGCAGTATCCGGGCCTATAACTGCAAAGGAGCCGATTTCAACATTATCCCCTATATACACTGGCCCGATTATCTTTGCGTTATGGCTTATCTTCGCCGTCTTGCTGATGCATTGCAGATTTTTGTTAAAGTCATGGTTACCAATCTGCAAATTCCCTTCAAGGATATCATTATGAGCCTTAAGGTATTTTTCGGGTGTACCCAGGTCAAGCCAATAGGAGCACCGGTTATAAACTGCTATCTTAAATCCTTTTTGAAGGAGCAGCGGATATGTTTCCCTTTCAATGGACACTGCCCTTCCAGAAGGAATTTCGTCCAAAAGCTGCGGTTCAAATATATACACACCTGCATTGATCAGGTTGGAGCTGCTTTCATGGGGCTGGGGCTTTTCCTTGAAGGCAGTAACGAATCCGTTTTTATCATGCTCAATCACTCCATAGGCTGAAGGATTGTCAACCTGCGTTACCGCAATGGTTGCAAGGGCTCCCTTTTCCTTGTGGAAACGTATCATTTCAGAGATATCAATGTCGCTTAGGATATCTGCATTAAATACCAGGAAGGTGTCATTGAAAAATCTCTGTGCATTTTTGATTGCACCAGCGGTGCCCAAAGGCACATCCTCGGAGATATAGCTGATTTTCACTCCCAGTTTTCTTCCGTCTTCAAAATACTTCTCAATTTTATGAGGCTTGTAGCAGGTGCTCAGTACAATCTCATCAACACCATGCTTTTTAAGGTTTTCAATATTCCTTTCTAAAAGAGGCTTGCCCATAATTGGCACCATTGGCTTAGGCAAGTCATCTGTAATTGGTTTTAATCGGGTTCCTAACCCACCTGCTAAAAATAATGCCTTCATATGTATTCCTCCCATCTTAGTCAGTTAGTATATAATTACATTATTGCATTATGTGTAATACAAGCTTTACATATTAGCTTTTGGCTCAGGACACTTTTTGATATATTCCAGCAAATCCTTCAGATTGGTGGTTGCCATGGCAATACAGGTGTCTGCTGCACCATAATACATCTTGATTTCCCCTGTTTTTTCGTCATATACCCACCCACAGGGGAACACTACATCATCTACGTCCCCTTCTCTTTCATAGAACTCATGGGGGCCAAATACCCACTCATCACTTCTCCGCAATACCCTGAAGGGGTTTTCAAGGTCCAAAAGGGCGAGTCCAAGCCTGTATATGGCTCCGGCTGCAGTCTGTCGTACTCCATGGTAAAGTATGAGCCAGCCTTCAGGAGTTTCAAGGGGAGGTGTGTTAAGTCCCACCTTGTTTGCATCCCACCATCCGCCTTGTCTTGCATCAATCAGTATCTGGTGTTCTCCCCAATATTTAAGGTCATCCGACCGTGACACCCATATATGAGCACCCGGTCCATGGTGTGCAGGAATGGGTCTATGTATAAGCAGCCATTTACCGTTAATTCTTTTCGGGAACAGTGCAGCATCCTTGTCCTCCGGCGGCATTACAGGTCCCAATCTCTCATAGCTTTCAAAATCCTTCGTTAAGGCCATTGAAACCAAGGGGCCGCCTTTTGAGTAGGCAGTATATACAACAGCATACTTCCTAAGCTCCTCCACCCAGGTAATCCTCGGGTCCTCAATACCCCATTCCTCCTCGGGATATCTCTCCGAATCAGGCTCGAGGGTGGGCTTTTCATCTATCACCCAATTGTTTATACCGTCATCGCTGACAGCCTTCGTTAGATGAGAAAATCCTCTCCTATCCTCAACCCTTGCCAGAAGCAGAACCTTGCCGTTATACATGGTTGCTGCAGGGTTAAATACTGTATTTGCAGCATAGGGCCAATCCTTTGATGAGAGAATTGGATTGCCGGGATTCCTTTTAAAAAGCTCCCTATAGGAATGCCTGTCAGAGCTGATAAGCTTTGTCTCAAACCTGTTTGTCATCAGCATTTCACTCCTCTGTACAACATCATCGTAATTGCGTTTTAAGTATTTCATGCGTTTTAATATTCCATAATCAAAAAAGCGCTTTAAAACCCCCTCTAGTTTTAAGATAAAATATCGATAACGAATTAACGCCATAAATATAAGTATCAAAAGTTAAAAGGAATATTAAAACGCTTTATTAGCACTCAACGCCATCGAGTGCTAATAATATTTTATTAAGTTCATTTTTTTCTGTCAAGATATTTTTAAAAAATTTTATAATTTTTTATGTCATTTTTTTTGCTAAGTTTGTTCTCCTTCAAAAATCACATAATAGAAGAAAAGATTTCACGAAATAAAATACTCGTTTTATGTACATACTGTATTCAGAGGTGATGTTATGACTTCACAATTTGAAGTTGACAAGTGGATAGATGAGTTAAAAAAGGATGCTAAGTTTAAAAGTCTTTGGGAATACTCTGAAAAATACGATAGCCCACAAATTGAAAAAATAAGAAGAAAACATATAAAAAAAAAATGGATAATCGGCTCTTCTCTGAATAAATGCTATTTTTTAACCATAGCAACTGATTTAGCTGGCTTTGGAC
It contains:
- a CDS encoding sugar phosphate nucleotidyltransferase, whose protein sequence is MKALFLAGGLGTRLKPITDDLPKPMVPIMGKPLLERNIENLKKHGVDEIVLSTCYKPHKIEKYFEDGRKLGVKISYISEDVPLGTAGAIKNAQRFFNDTFLVFNADILSDIDISEMIRFHKEKGALATIAVTQVDNPSAYGVIEHDKNGFVTAFKEKPQPHESSSNLINAGVYIFEPQLLDEIPSGRAVSIERETYPLLLQKGFKIAVYNRCSYWLDLGTPEKYLKAHNDILEGNLQIGNHDFNKNLQCISKTAKISHNAKIIGPVYIGDNVEIGSFAVIGPDTALCDDSSVGMGAKVVGSVVWDHVHVGGGASVVNSVVMSNCRVDRNSEEYNTVLTENFSHPIAV
- a CDS encoding glycoside hydrolase family 130 protein — protein: MTNRFETKLISSDRHSYRELFKRNPGNPILSSKDWPYAANTVFNPAATMYNGKVLLLARVEDRRGFSHLTKAVSDDGINNWVIDEKPTLEPDSERYPEEEWGIEDPRITWVEELRKYAVVYTAYSKGGPLVSMALTKDFESYERLGPVMPPEDKDAALFPKRINGKWLLIHRPIPAHHGPGAHIWVSRSDDLKYWGEHQILIDARQGGWWDANKVGLNTPPLETPEGWLILYHGVRQTAAGAIYRLGLALLDLENPFRVLRRSDEWVFGPHEFYEREGDVDDVVFPCGWVYDEKTGEIKMYYGAADTCIAMATTNLKDLLEYIKKCPEPKANM
- a CDS encoding glycosyltransferase family 4 protein; the encoded protein is MVSNRIRNVAFLSTYPSRECGLATFTQDLVRELDNVSLLNKPKVIAVSNNDYSYSDRVIMELWQHDRESYINTAEAINNSNIELLVIEHEYGIFGGEAGEYILDLVDNLQIPFVTTLHTVLPRPSEKQREILELLGEKSAKIITMAKNTKPILEKVYGIDPSKIEVIHHGVPYRILESRDTLKEKQGLSGRSVVSTFGLLSPGKGLEYGIEAIAKVAKEHKDIVYLILGQTHPCVKKESGEEYREKLMELVDRLGIKEHVWFVDKYLSKDEIIHYLQLSDIYMTPYLGKDQAVSGTLAYAVGYGRVIVSTPYSYAKEMLSEGRGLLAEFNDAHSLARHIKYVLKNPEAKKEMERRTLSVGRTMMWGNVANHYTKLFIDTLEEMKLVGSMVV